The sequence AGATGGCCGAATAGTCCATTTTGAGTCGGAATTCGAAGCAAGGAGCGCCCGCTGAGGGATGGAGAGACGAGGTTCAAACGAAGGGGAGAGGCAGGGGGAATCGAGCTGTGCGAGTGACGGAAGGCGTCAGTATTTCATGGCTGGGGATCacacttccccccccacAATCAGCGTGAGGCCGACCGGAGATATCTCGCACACCTACCTCTCAATACTGCAGACGTAAATCACAAGAGCACTTTTAGAGAAGCATCTCAAGTGGTAACAGGAAGAGAATGGAAAGCAACAATCCAAGCGATTGGCCGGGGGTTATTGCAGCAGGAGGATGGGATGGAGGAGAGTGAGAGTTACGTATGGCGGCCTCGAATGGAGTGCGTGCGCCAAGACTTTGCCTGGCTTCCattccttttccatcaacAACCAAACCACCCTGGTGACAAAGCTCCATGCATGAGAGCTGTTCTCCAGCTGTCAGATGTTCCGATCGTGGTAGCAGGACTTGTCAATTTCTAATTTTGGCTTGGGACTCAGGAGTCCGTTGAAGATGCTTGCGGCACCATTGCTTCGCCGTCCTCAGGCCGGGTGGAAGAGCGTCGGCTCAACACTCTGTACGACCCGAGCTGGTTCTGTAAAGAGCGCGCTTCAGGTCAAGATAGCTCAATTGACTGGTGGTCATCCCCGGTTCTTTTCAACGTCCGTGTCCAGATGGCAGACGGACACCTTGGATCGGACACGCAATATAGGAATCATTGCCCACATTGATGCAGGCAAAACGACGACCACGGAGCGCATGCTGTTCTACAGTGGCTTCACCCGGCGCATCGGCGATGTCGATGAAGGCTCTACGGTGACTGATTTCCTTCCTGCGGAGCGCGCGCGTGGAATCACCATTCAATCTGCAGCCATCACCTTTCATTGGCCGCCCGGCGAAGGTGCCGACGGTCAACAAGTTGATCGCGATCCAAACTTACCACGGTCGGCAGTCTCTCACACGATCAATTTGATCGATACTCCGGGACATGCTGACTTCACATTTGAAGTCCTGCGCTCGCTACGCATCCTGGATGGCGCGGTTTGCATCTTGGACGGTGTGGCGGGTGTGGAGGCGCAGACGGAGCAGGTCTGGCATCAAGCCAGCACTTACAACATCCCCCGGATCATCTACGTGAACAAACTAGACCGTGACGGAGCTGCTTTCGGTCGAACTGTTCGAGAGGTCAGCTCCCGTTTGGCCGTGTACCCAGCTGTCTGTCAAACCCCCTGGTTTGATGGCGGCAACGGCGCTTTCGTGGGGGTCGCGGACGCTGTCAACCTTCAAGGCTTGCGGTACAAggccggtgatgatggccgaTCCGTGAAGATGCTGAATCTCGAGCAACTGGAGACCGAGGAGCCGTCTCTTGCGCAGGAATTGCGCCGAGCACGCATTGCTCTGGTAGAATTGCTCAGTGAAAAAGATGATGCCATTGTGGAAGAGTTCTTCGAGTGCGATGAAGATCATCTGGCGGTATCCCCCAAATCGATTATTGACAGTCTTCGACGCTGCGTGCTCGATCAATCCACTCGTGTCATTCCCGTCTTTGCCGGAGCGAGTTTCCGCAACATGGGCGTCCAGCCGTTGCTTGATTCAGTGGTGAATCTTCTCCCTAGTCCCCCTGAGAGTCCCGATCCTGAAGTCAGCATTGGAGGTGTAACGGGCGGGCTGAGGCGCTTGCTCTCCGGAGACTTGATTTTGGAGCAAAACGAGAAATCCGCCGCTTCTgtaaagggcaagaagaaaaagaaggccTCGGCTCTGACGGACCCAAAAGATGCGATTTCAAAATTGCAGAGCTGCGCGCTTGCTTTCAAGGTCGTCAATGACCCCAAGCGAGGCGTTTTAGTGTACGTTCGAGTGTACTCGGGCTCGTTGGACCGTAACAGTCTCTTGTTCAACACCAATCTGCATCTGTCTGAGCGCGCCCCGCGACTTCTGAAGATGTACGCCAATGATGCCGTAGAGGTGGACAGCATTCCTGCCGGACATATCGGCGTCGTTGTTGG comes from Penicillium oxalicum strain HP7-1 chromosome I, whole genome shotgun sequence and encodes:
- a CDS encoding Ribosome-releasing factor 2, with the protein product MLAAPLLRRPQAGWKSVGSTLCTTRAGSVKSALQVKIAQLTGGHPRFFSTSVSRWQTDTLDRTRNIGIIAHIDAGKTTTTERMLFYSGFTRRIGDVDEGSTVTDFLPAERARGITIQSAAITFHWPPGEGADGQQVDRDPNLPRSAVSHTINLIDTPGHADFTFEVLRSLRILDGAVCILDGVAGVEAQTEQVWHQASTYNIPRIIYVNKLDRDGAAFGRTVREVSSRLAVYPAVCQTPWFDGGNGAFVGVADAVNLQGLRYKAGDDGRSVKMLNLEQLETEEPSLAQELRRARIALVELLSEKDDAIVEEFFECDEDHLAVSPKSIIDSLRRCVLDQSTRVIPVFAGASFRNMGVQPLLDSVVNLLPSPPESPDPEVSIGGVTGGLRRLLSGDLILEQNEKSAASVKGKKKKKASALTDPKDAISKLQSCALAFKVVNDPKRGVLVYVRVYSGSLDRNSLLFNTNLHLSERAPRLLKMYANDAVEVDSIPAGHIGVVVGLKHARTGDTLLSYAGNKPTPPEPLTSLQLRPINVPPPVFFTSVEPHSLSEEKRMHETLALLLREDPSLHVSMDEESGQTLLSGMGELHLEIARDRLINDLKAKASMGHIEISYRETVLGASNAITKTFDREVAGRRGKAGCTAIIEPIDGRDISDAADEDTLLAETVEGNQILIRAPGLQVEHSSRNDEEVSPFLPPGLDLSSLRAALQNGALAALARGPQFTFPMHNTRTTLILNPEEHLFGNDTTTSALSAAARQATSAALRDLLAGAGTVMMEPVMNVIISVDEASLGSVVHDISSSRGGHIISLDEEVPLSATDASGTPTDDNPPPIDPKRIYAPPDPFETPSVGVEIPVSVSRPRTITAKVPLKEMVGYLKHLRSLTAGRGTFVMSVDRFENMSAPRQKAVLAELRGGF